In Sulfuricurvum sp. IAE1, one DNA window encodes the following:
- a CDS encoding trypsin-like peptidase domain-containing protein — MNLATQKMVERTIESIVQVTTPYGSGSGFVCEGIIVTNSHVVGGLKEVLISTETLPKTIGTVVYDDPAYDLAFIRSPLPLVCEHPLALSLEQVHDGDSVIAIGHPYGLNYSTTEGIVSKAARLQGEVEYIQFDAAINPGNSGGPLLNENTEVIGVNTFIIQNSNNLGFALPAYLLHEALGQFKAERAENVIRCVSCKNLIREETIRNDYCPKCGTKLEVAKRRREGYKPTGVVALVETILENLGINVTLSRRSQRSWRSETGATRIDINYYDNGIVIADSPLCRIPQENINELYDFLLAENGLLQRLQFSINENTIFLSYIVVDSSLTLRHGSEALEKLYREAPRYQKLLIERFKALEPKYDEFE, encoded by the coding sequence ATGAACCTCGCCACCCAGAAGATGGTTGAGAGAACCATCGAGAGTATCGTTCAGGTAACTACCCCCTACGGAAGCGGAAGCGGCTTCGTGTGCGAGGGGATCATCGTGACCAATTCACACGTCGTCGGGGGACTCAAGGAGGTGCTCATCAGCACCGAAACCCTCCCCAAGACGATCGGCACCGTCGTTTACGACGACCCCGCATACGACCTGGCTTTTATCCGCTCTCCTCTTCCGCTGGTGTGCGAACACCCCCTGGCCCTCAGCCTGGAACAGGTCCATGACGGCGACAGCGTCATCGCGATCGGCCATCCATACGGTCTGAACTATTCCACGACCGAGGGGATTGTTTCCAAAGCCGCACGATTGCAGGGTGAAGTCGAATACATCCAGTTCGACGCCGCGATCAATCCAGGCAACAGCGGCGGACCGCTGCTGAACGAAAACACCGAGGTAATCGGCGTCAACACCTTCATCATCCAAAATTCGAACAACCTTGGATTCGCACTGCCCGCATACCTGCTGCACGAAGCGCTGGGGCAATTCAAGGCGGAAAGGGCGGAGAACGTCATCCGATGCGTCTCGTGTAAAAACCTGATCCGTGAAGAGACGATCCGCAACGACTACTGTCCCAAATGCGGGACGAAGCTCGAAGTAGCCAAACGGCGCCGCGAAGGGTACAAACCCACGGGCGTGGTCGCACTGGTGGAGACGATCCTCGAAAATCTCGGGATCAACGTAACCCTCTCCCGTCGCAGCCAGCGCAGCTGGCGGAGCGAAACCGGAGCGACCCGGATCGATATCAACTACTACGATAACGGAATCGTCATCGCCGATTCACCGCTCTGCCGCATCCCGCAGGAGAACATCAACGAGCTCTACGATTTCCTCCTCGCCGAAAACGGCCTGCTGCAGCGGCTTCAGTTCTCCATCAACGAAAACACGATTTTCCTCTCCTACATCGTCGTCGATTCGTCACTCACCCTTCGCCACGGAAGCGAAGCACTCGAAAAACTGTACCGTGAAGCGCCCCGTTACCAGAAACTTCTCATCGAACGCTTCAAGGCTCTCGAACCAAAATACGACGAATTCGAATAA
- a CDS encoding heat shock protein transcriptional repressor HspR: MHHYDEPVYMISIVAKILDIHPQTLRQYERENLISPSRSDGRIRLYSQRDIEKIKTILRLTRELGVNLAGVDVVMRLKDKMEAMEQEMAEMRMELSRLRNSSTVPPEKSLVAKRSIYEMVIFEDDILK; encoded by the coding sequence ATGCACCATTACGACGAACCCGTATACATGATCAGCATTGTCGCCAAGATCCTCGACATCCATCCTCAGACGCTCCGCCAGTACGAGCGTGAAAACCTGATCTCGCCGTCGCGTTCGGACGGTCGTATCCGGCTGTATTCCCAGCGCGACATCGAAAAGATCAAAACGATCCTGCGCCTGACGCGGGAACTGGGCGTCAACCTTGCCGGGGTCGACGTCGTGATGCGTCTGAAAGACAAAATGGAAGCGATGGAACAGGAGATGGCGGAGATGCGGATGGAACTCTCCCGTCTGCGCAACAGCAGTACGGTTCCCCCCGAAAAATCGCTGGTGGCCAAACGGAGCATTTACGAGATGGTCATTTTCGAAGACGATATTCTCAAATAA
- a CDS encoding DUF502 domain-containing protein, with protein sequence MRATLRTKIQQLLRYIFVGGLSMFPLILVLIVVNFIKDLGISAFSSLHQYTHSFGVTVALIVIVIVLFAVLGYSIEKYGRSMFVSIIDSLFERIPAIRSVYSVSKKLATMLSGGEDGAKKEVVLVEYPKEDVWVPAYLLNRQENVCVLFIPTSPNPTSGYTVIVDEKLTIKTTLTLQEASSFIISMGADFPKKEEIAEKLNAR encoded by the coding sequence ATGCGCGCGACACTTCGAACCAAAATCCAGCAGCTTCTTCGCTACATCTTTGTCGGCGGGCTTTCGATGTTCCCGCTGATCCTGGTGCTGATCGTCGTCAATTTTATCAAGGATCTGGGGATCAGCGCGTTTTCTTCGCTTCACCAGTACACCCATTCGTTCGGGGTGACGGTCGCGTTGATCGTCATCGTGATCGTTTTGTTCGCCGTTTTGGGGTACTCGATCGAAAAATACGGCCGGTCCATGTTTGTCTCCATCATCGACAGCCTGTTTGAGAGAATCCCGGCGATCCGTTCGGTCTACTCGGTTTCCAAAAAACTGGCGACGATGCTCTCCGGAGGTGAGGACGGGGCGAAAAAAGAAGTGGTGCTCGTGGAATATCCCAAAGAGGACGTATGGGTGCCGGCTTATCTGCTAAACCGCCAGGAGAACGTCTGCGTCCTGTTTATCCCCACATCGCCCAACCCCACCAGCGGTTATACGGTCATCGTCGATGAGAAATTGACGATCAAAACGACCCTAACCCTGCAGGAAGCATCATCGTTCATCATCAGCATGGGGGCCGATTTCCCCAAAAAAGAGGAGATCGCCGAAAAACTCAACGCCCGCTAG
- a CDS encoding DNA-directed RNA polymerase subunit omega, translating to MRLEQLTAKALETANIDRYQLALAVAKRSEELQNGAVSKLNVDVKKSKPADIALMEIAEGLISVKGFIDRN from the coding sequence ATGAGACTTGAACAACTTACCGCGAAAGCGCTGGAAACAGCGAACATCGACCGCTATCAGCTGGCCCTGGCCGTCGCCAAACGTTCCGAAGAACTCCAAAACGGTGCCGTATCGAAACTCAACGTCGATGTGAAAAAAAGCAAACCTGCCGACATCGCTTTGATGGAGATCGCCGAAGGGCTGATCAGCGTCAAAGGTTTTATCGACCGTAACTGA
- the ung gene encoding uracil-DNA glycosylase codes for MALDPQIHESWKEALKEEFSHSYMGELKTFLVEEKKFHTVYPRGSEIFNAFNSTPFDRVKAVILGQDPYHGPGQAHGLSFSVRQGVALPPSLQNIFKELVDDIGCPYPQSGDLTHWAQEGVLLLNTLLTVRAGEAFSHKERGWERFTDRVIQTLSQRREHIVFILWGAPAGKKAAMIDADKHCILRAPHPSPLSAYRGFFGSKPFSRTNDYLTRNGITPIDWRL; via the coding sequence ATGGCGCTCGATCCGCAGATTCACGAGAGCTGGAAAGAGGCGCTCAAAGAGGAATTTTCCCACAGCTATATGGGCGAATTGAAAACTTTTCTGGTCGAAGAGAAAAAGTTCCACACGGTCTATCCGCGCGGCAGCGAGATTTTCAACGCGTTCAATTCCACCCCGTTTGACCGGGTTAAAGCGGTCATTTTGGGGCAAGACCCCTATCACGGGCCCGGTCAGGCGCACGGACTTTCGTTTTCGGTGCGTCAGGGCGTAGCGCTTCCGCCGTCGTTGCAAAATATTTTCAAAGAGCTCGTAGACGATATCGGTTGCCCTTATCCCCAAAGCGGGGACCTGACCCACTGGGCGCAGGAAGGTGTTCTGTTGCTCAATACGCTGCTTACCGTGCGCGCGGGGGAAGCGTTTTCGCACAAAGAACGGGGATGGGAACGTTTTACCGACCGCGTGATACAGACCCTCAGCCAAAGACGCGAGCATATCGTGTTTATCCTGTGGGGCGCTCCTGCCGGGAAAAAAGCGGCGATGATCGATGCGGATAAACACTGCATCCTGCGCGCCCCGCACCCCTCTCCTCTCTCTGCTTACAGAGGGTTTTTCGGCTCCAAGCCCTTTAGCCGCACCAACGATTACCTGACTCGTAACGGCATTACGCCGATCGACTGGCGGCTTTAA
- the pyrH gene encoding UMP kinase, whose translation MGYKRVLVKFSGEALAGENGHGIDTKILKFIATEIKTLVDAGIEVGIVIGAGNIIRGVTAAADGIIRRTSGDYMGMLGTVINAIAMQEACEHEGMHVRVQSAIKMEQIAEAFIVRRATRHLERGRVVIFAAGTGNPFFTTDTAATLRAIEIGAEVIIKATKVDGVYNKDPKKYDDAVKLPTLGYDEALQDHIKVMDDTSIALAKENRLPIIVCDMFTPGNLLEIIQGNFDRCSIVK comes from the coding sequence ATGGGTTACAAGCGTGTTTTGGTAAAGTTCTCGGGTGAGGCTTTGGCAGGTGAAAACGGCCACGGAATCGATACGAAAATCCTCAAATTCATCGCTACGGAGATCAAAACGCTCGTCGACGCGGGGATCGAAGTAGGGATCGTCATCGGTGCCGGAAACATCATCCGGGGCGTTACCGCCGCCGCCGACGGAATCATCCGCCGTACTTCCGGGGACTATATGGGAATGCTCGGGACCGTCATCAACGCCATCGCGATGCAGGAGGCGTGCGAACATGAAGGGATGCACGTGCGGGTTCAGAGCGCCATCAAGATGGAGCAGATCGCCGAGGCGTTCATCGTCCGCCGAGCGACCCGACATCTGGAACGCGGCCGAGTCGTCATTTTCGCCGCGGGGACCGGGAACCCGTTTTTTACGACCGACACCGCCGCAACGCTGCGTGCGATCGAGATCGGCGCCGAAGTGATTATCAAAGCGACGAAAGTCGACGGTGTCTACAACAAAGACCCGAAAAAATACGACGACGCGGTCAAGCTCCCGACACTGGGATATGACGAAGCGCTTCAGGATCACATCAAGGTCATGGACGACACCTCGATCGCACTGGCCAAAGAGAACCGCCTTCCGATCATCGTGTGCGACATGTTCACGCCGGGGAACCTCCTGGAAATCATCCAGGGCAATTTCGATCGCTGTTCGATCGTCAAATAA
- a CDS encoding endonuclease/exonuclease/phosphatase family protein, whose amino-acid sequence MMKLLALLLFFYTLLGGTEVKIASYNVENLFDMNDDGNEYEQYVPNTSWGWNEEMYRIKLRNTAQVIRDIGADVIGLQEIESETALKALKTELKRQGLYYPYHAFARAKNTTVATAILSRYPIKSALSHSVSSHRAYRDILEVKLDLEGKSLRVFVNHWKSKSGPESMRILSAKALKKRLAALDKNEPFVLLGDFNSDYEEYRTFVRSRKHNDTGGITGINHILGTIDSNNNPITYQSLKTCGNCLYNLWYEVDGSERWSHEFRGNNEALDNMIISPSLADGKGIEYVRGSFKRFEKPYLFYKGKPYRWQQSRKKPRHHMGEGYSDHLPITAVFKL is encoded by the coding sequence ATGATGAAGCTGCTGGCGCTGTTGCTCTTTTTTTATACTCTGCTGGGAGGTACCGAAGTGAAGATCGCATCTTACAACGTCGAGAACCTGTTCGACATGAACGACGACGGGAACGAATACGAACAATACGTTCCCAATACATCGTGGGGGTGGAACGAAGAGATGTACCGGATCAAACTGCGCAATACCGCGCAGGTGATCCGCGACATCGGCGCCGACGTCATCGGTCTGCAGGAGATCGAATCCGAAACGGCCCTCAAAGCGCTCAAAACCGAACTCAAACGCCAGGGGCTCTACTACCCCTACCACGCGTTTGCACGGGCCAAAAATACGACCGTAGCCACCGCGATCCTGAGCCGTTATCCCATCAAAAGCGCCCTCAGCCATTCAGTCAGTTCCCACCGCGCCTATCGGGACATCCTCGAAGTCAAACTCGACCTCGAAGGAAAAAGCCTGCGCGTTTTCGTCAACCACTGGAAATCCAAAAGCGGTCCGGAAAGCATGCGTATTCTCAGCGCCAAAGCACTCAAAAAACGTCTCGCCGCCCTGGACAAAAACGAACCGTTCGTTCTGCTGGGCGATTTCAACTCCGATTACGAGGAATACCGCACCTTCGTCCGCAGCCGCAAACACAACGATACCGGCGGCATCACGGGGATCAACCATATTCTCGGTACGATCGACTCCAACAACAATCCGATCACCTACCAGTCGCTCAAAACGTGCGGCAACTGCCTTTACAACCTCTGGTACGAAGTGGACGGTTCCGAGCGCTGGAGCCATGAATTCCGGGGGAACAACGAAGCGCTCGACAACATGATCATCTCTCCTTCTCTCGCCGACGGCAAGGGTATCGAATACGTTCGGGGCAGTTTTAAACGCTTTGAGAAACCCTACCTCTTTTACAAAGGCAAGCCCTACCGCTGGCAACAGTCACGCAAAAAACCCCGCCACCACATGGGTGAGGGGTATTCTGACCATCTCCCGATCACGGCGGTCTTTAAACTGTAA
- a CDS encoding DnaJ C-terminal domain-containing protein, with protein MSKSLYTTLEVSPGASEAEIKKAYRKLARQYHPDVNKDPKAEEKFKEINAAYEVLSDKEKRAKYDQYGDAMFGGQNFHDFARGQGANVDLDDILRNIFGQGGGFGGGFGGGFGGFGGGGFGGGFGGMNLDIDANVTVPFAVAVLGGKHTISLSGESFDIKIPAGIKSGEKLRVRGKGKRAGGQAGDLYLRIDVAPNPEYEREGDNLVKTFNVPLYAALFGGKVSVQTLEKEVTLKVPENTKNGQRFRLKEMGVTNRQSGMRGDLYLKANIVLPPLEKIDPELVEQMKKSLPQE; from the coding sequence ATGTCAAAAAGTTTGTATACCACGCTCGAAGTTTCACCCGGTGCCAGCGAGGCGGAGATCAAAAAAGCCTACCGTAAACTGGCGCGTCAGTACCATCCCGACGTCAACAAAGATCCCAAGGCCGAAGAAAAATTCAAAGAGATCAATGCCGCCTATGAAGTTCTCAGCGACAAAGAAAAACGGGCCAAATACGATCAGTACGGTGACGCGATGTTCGGTGGCCAGAATTTTCACGATTTCGCGCGAGGCCAGGGGGCCAATGTCGATCTGGACGATATATTGCGCAACATTTTCGGACAGGGCGGCGGCTTCGGCGGCGGCTTCGGGGGTGGTTTCGGCGGTTTCGGCGGCGGCGGCTTCGGCGGCGGCTTCGGGGGGATGAACCTCGACATCGACGCCAACGTGACGGTTCCGTTCGCTGTCGCCGTACTGGGCGGCAAGCACACGATCAGCCTCTCGGGGGAGAGCTTCGACATCAAGATACCCGCCGGGATCAAAAGCGGCGAAAAATTGCGCGTCCGCGGCAAAGGGAAACGGGCGGGAGGGCAGGCCGGCGATCTGTACCTGCGCATCGACGTCGCTCCCAATCCCGAATACGAGCGTGAAGGGGACAACCTGGTCAAAACGTTCAACGTACCCCTTTATGCGGCACTCTTCGGCGGGAAGGTGAGCGTCCAGACGCTGGAGAAAGAGGTAACCCTCAAAGTCCCCGAAAACACCAAAAACGGTCAGCGCTTCCGTCTCAAGGAGATGGGGGTCACGAACCGCCAAAGCGGGATGCGCGGCGATCTGTATCTCAAAGCCAACATCGTTCTTCCGCCGCTTGAGAAAATCGACCCCGAGCTCGTCGAACAGATGAAAAAATCGCTTCCCCAGGAGTAG
- a CDS encoding bifunctional (p)ppGpp synthetase/guanosine-3',5'-bis(diphosphate) 3'-pyrophosphohydrolase, whose product MNTIDIETITRINDVEAAVEHLYSLIPPTKRISTALEYAREAHKNQCRKSGEPYIVHPVLVASIVAAITGDEAMVVAALLHDVVEDTHITSEDVERDYGEDVANLVEGLTKIDTIRDAQLIPSNSDEKLVVSALSFRKMLIASIEDVRVLVVKLCDRLHNMLTLGALSPAKQHRIAEETLVVYAPIANRLGISFLKNQLEDLSFQYLFKEEKEAIDLYLEENYRSINSRLSIFCEKLTKMMLENGFNEEDFQILSRVKHDYSIYLKMQRKGISIDEILDLLAVRILVKKPIDCYRVFGLVHLNFQPLSSRFKDYISIPKENGYQTLHTTVFHDSAIFEVQIRTYEMHKTAELGVAAHWKYKNGGNNPISLEWLHNLQYQNESVEAFYELIKNDLFSDDISVFSPKGKSFTLPRGAVALDFAYAVHTEVGDTAEGCYINKEKASLLTELHNGDIVKITTAPKKILRCSWLDAVKTSRAKASMRANCNQRIRMIDAQSGINIITTILGISRERAEALFEQTHLDDQRHRIPRELDLLKETVNRFSGEMRGTSRISFWSRSRVKPKLYEFPSLEVYASRSVGDVVFDYCCHPKTGDEIVAFLQDGKAHVHHKMCKHAASMMEKHEPMVFVRWKQQHYFRYHLIISMQSAQGSLADLLTYMAKMGADINSIELGKERTEHTQYCEMEFQTLEADINRLRSKLEKKGKIIQFFRTDDAYRSQG is encoded by the coding sequence TTGAACACCATCGATATCGAGACCATTACCCGGATCAATGATGTAGAGGCTGCCGTAGAGCACCTCTATTCGCTCATTCCCCCCACCAAACGTATATCTACGGCCCTCGAGTATGCCCGCGAAGCCCATAAAAATCAATGCCGTAAAAGCGGTGAACCCTACATCGTCCATCCCGTCCTTGTCGCCTCGATTGTTGCGGCGATCACGGGGGATGAAGCGATGGTCGTCGCCGCATTGCTGCACGACGTCGTCGAAGACACCCATATCACGAGCGAAGACGTCGAGCGCGATTACGGTGAAGACGTCGCCAACCTGGTTGAAGGGCTTACCAAAATCGATACGATCCGCGACGCCCAGCTGATCCCTTCGAATTCGGACGAAAAACTGGTCGTCTCCGCACTGTCGTTTCGAAAAATGCTGATCGCCTCCATCGAAGACGTCCGTGTCCTCGTCGTCAAACTGTGTGACCGCCTTCACAATATGCTTACCCTTGGGGCCCTCAGCCCCGCCAAACAGCACCGTATCGCCGAAGAGACGCTGGTCGTTTACGCCCCTATCGCAAACCGCCTGGGGATCTCGTTTCTTAAAAACCAGCTCGAAGATCTCAGTTTTCAGTACCTTTTTAAAGAAGAGAAAGAGGCGATTGACCTTTATCTCGAAGAAAACTACCGCTCGATCAACTCCCGTCTGAGTATTTTTTGCGAAAAACTGACCAAGATGATGCTCGAAAACGGCTTCAATGAAGAGGATTTTCAAATCCTCAGCCGGGTTAAGCACGACTACTCCATTTACCTCAAAATGCAGCGTAAGGGGATCAGCATCGATGAGATTCTCGACCTTTTGGCCGTTCGGATCCTGGTAAAAAAACCGATCGACTGCTATCGCGTTTTCGGGCTGGTCCATTTGAACTTTCAGCCGCTTAGCTCGCGCTTCAAGGATTACATTTCGATCCCCAAGGAAAACGGCTACCAAACGCTGCACACGACCGTTTTCCACGACAGCGCTATTTTCGAGGTGCAGATCCGCACCTACGAGATGCACAAAACGGCGGAGCTTGGAGTCGCGGCCCACTGGAAATACAAAAACGGGGGCAACAACCCCATCAGCCTTGAATGGCTCCACAATCTCCAGTACCAGAACGAATCGGTCGAAGCGTTTTACGAGCTGATCAAAAACGACCTTTTCAGCGACGACATCAGCGTCTTTTCGCCCAAAGGGAAATCGTTTACCCTTCCGCGCGGAGCGGTTGCTCTTGATTTCGCCTACGCGGTTCACACCGAAGTGGGGGATACGGCGGAAGGGTGCTACATCAACAAGGAAAAAGCGAGCCTTCTGACCGAATTGCACAACGGCGATATCGTCAAGATTACCACTGCGCCGAAAAAGATCCTCCGTTGCAGCTGGCTGGATGCGGTTAAGACGTCGCGTGCCAAGGCCAGCATGCGGGCTAACTGCAACCAGCGGATCCGGATGATCGATGCCCAGAGCGGCATCAATATTATCACCACCATTCTGGGTATCTCGCGCGAAAGGGCCGAAGCGCTGTTCGAGCAGACCCATCTCGACGATCAGCGTCACCGTATCCCCAGGGAACTCGACCTTCTCAAAGAGACGGTCAACCGTTTCTCTGGCGAGATGCGGGGAACGAGCCGTATCAGTTTCTGGAGCCGCAGCCGCGTGAAACCCAAACTCTACGAATTCCCCTCGCTCGAAGTGTATGCGAGCCGGAGCGTGGGAGACGTCGTATTCGACTACTGCTGTCATCCCAAAACGGGGGATGAAATCGTCGCGTTTCTCCAAGACGGCAAAGCCCACGTCCACCACAAAATGTGCAAACACGCCGCATCGATGATGGAAAAGCACGAACCGATGGTGTTCGTACGGTGGAAACAGCAGCACTATTTCCGCTACCATCTTATCATCAGTATGCAAAGCGCCCAGGGGTCGCTCGCGGACCTGCTTACTTACATGGCGAAAATGGGTGCCGACATCAACTCCATCGAGCTTGGAAAAGAGCGGACCGAACACACCCAGTACTGCGAAATGGAGTTTCAAACCCTCGAAGCCGACATCAACCGTCTTCGTTCAAAACTCGAGAAAAAAGGGAAAATCATACAATTTTTTCGGACCGACGACGCGTACCGAAGCCAAGGATAA
- a CDS encoding CHAD domain-containing protein: MRLNVLTQYLTYQLYHALTLLDALMQNRGSGDVHDFRIAIRRVRSVTALFLSGSVPFPSELKAAVKSTNPIRELDVLIESLKSKRYPKTCRTLSLLRGRHADAAFSPEFKTQTLNAIRNHYDTLCDADPDISSTHLIDTVERYYASALSDYGRICPETSQKELHRLRVRFKNARYGLEFLASSQLREEHRKIAECKKIQNRLGRVQDAYNQVEWLKKVYKRSPSSETAELLRERKKELKALKAASRSA, from the coding sequence ATGCGACTGAATGTACTTACCCAGTATCTGACCTATCAGCTCTATCACGCTCTCACGCTCCTTGACGCGCTGATGCAAAACCGCGGGAGCGGCGACGTACACGATTTCAGGATCGCGATACGCCGCGTCCGTTCGGTAACGGCCCTGTTTCTCAGCGGGAGTGTCCCTTTCCCTTCAGAGCTCAAAGCGGCCGTCAAATCGACTAACCCTATCCGCGAACTCGACGTCCTGATCGAATCCCTCAAATCCAAACGTTACCCCAAAACCTGCCGAACGCTCTCTTTACTGCGGGGAAGACACGCCGATGCCGCGTTTTCACCGGAATTCAAAACGCAGACACTCAACGCAATCCGCAACCATTACGATACACTCTGCGACGCCGATCCCGACATCTCCTCTACGCACCTGATCGACACCGTTGAGCGCTATTACGCTTCGGCGCTCTCCGATTATGGGCGCATTTGCCCCGAAACCTCCCAAAAAGAGCTTCACCGCCTGCGGGTGCGCTTCAAAAACGCCCGCTACGGCCTCGAATTTCTCGCCAGCTCCCAACTCCGGGAAGAACACCGCAAAATAGCCGAATGCAAAAAGATACAAAATCGGCTGGGAAGGGTCCAGGATGCGTACAATCAGGTGGAATGGCTGAAAAAAGTGTATAAACGATCCCCTTCCTCCGAAACCGCCGAACTGCTGCGGGAGCGAAAGAAGGAGCTCAAGGCGCTTAAAGCCGCCAGTCGATCGGCGTAA
- a CDS encoding M3 family metallopeptidase, whose protein sequence is MTPFHDFDLNLDTFIDDLNALIAHNRRTIAELLALPVKTYANFVRPFDFMDEELELLFTPLSHINAVKNSEVTQKIYADALPILTEYSTFVGQNLDLYEAFKEIKTAEYGALNPEQQRLLDLNILHFELAGAHLDEAAKARLAEINLRKSTLTNDFSQNLLDATNAYEKIITDESDVEGIPQSDLDNARFEEDGITKYRFTLQMPSYIAYMTYGPNRNVREELYRAYTTRAPQNEAIIDELLRLRQESARLLGFDNYAQYSLASKMAPGTDAVFKFLNELIDASRPQAEKEIAELRQIAGEIELQSYDTAYYGEILKKAQYDIDEEEYRPYFEQRSVMEGMFTFLHELFGIRFDRIDIPLWDDKALAYDMYENDRLFARVYFDLEARKHKRGGAWMHNFESHCEDPQGNTRLSSAFVVCNFPPSSETSPSLLRHDDVVTLFHEMGHTLHHLLSRVRERGVSGVSGVEWDAVEFPSQFLENFAYEPKVLRLFARHHESGAVLSDEMIAKLIRAKNFQSALFMLRQLEFALFDFELHSRLYQGEEIQNLLDRVRAKTSLIAPPSYNKFQNGFSHIFSGGYSAGYYSYKWAEVLSADAYYAIVDEGVFGSELARRYKEVVLAKGGSRSMQELFVEMMGRECETKHLLRLSGIE, encoded by the coding sequence ATGACCCCTTTTCACGATTTCGACCTGAACCTGGACACCTTCATCGACGATCTCAACGCCCTGATCGCACACAACCGCCGCACTATCGCGGAGCTGCTCGCCCTCCCGGTCAAAACGTACGCCAATTTCGTGCGCCCGTTCGATTTTATGGACGAGGAGCTTGAGCTTCTCTTCACCCCGCTCTCCCACATCAATGCCGTCAAAAACTCCGAGGTGACCCAAAAAATTTACGCCGACGCCCTGCCGATCCTGACGGAGTATTCGACATTTGTGGGGCAGAACCTGGACCTCTATGAAGCGTTCAAAGAGATCAAAACCGCCGAATACGGCGCGCTCAACCCCGAACAACAGCGGCTCCTCGATCTGAACATCCTCCATTTCGAGCTCGCCGGAGCCCATCTGGACGAGGCGGCCAAAGCCCGTCTCGCGGAAATCAACCTCCGCAAAAGTACCCTTACGAACGACTTTTCGCAAAACCTCCTGGACGCAACCAACGCATACGAGAAAATCATCACCGACGAATCCGATGTCGAGGGGATCCCCCAAAGCGATCTCGACAATGCCCGTTTCGAAGAAGACGGCATCACAAAATACCGTTTTACCCTCCAGATGCCCTCTTACATCGCCTACATGACCTACGGTCCAAACCGCAACGTCCGCGAAGAGCTCTATCGGGCCTACACCACCCGCGCCCCGCAAAACGAAGCGATCATCGACGAATTGCTGCGGCTGCGGCAGGAGAGCGCACGGTTGCTCGGATTCGACAATTACGCCCAGTATTCCCTCGCCTCGAAAATGGCTCCCGGCACCGACGCCGTGTTCAAATTTCTCAACGAACTGATCGACGCATCGCGCCCGCAGGCGGAAAAAGAGATCGCCGAACTGCGCCAAATCGCCGGAGAAATCGAACTGCAAAGCTACGATACCGCCTACTACGGGGAGATCCTCAAAAAGGCGCAGTACGACATTGACGAAGAAGAATATCGCCCCTATTTCGAGCAGCGTTCGGTCATGGAGGGGATGTTCACCTTTTTGCACGAGCTCTTCGGCATCCGTTTCGACCGGATCGACATCCCCCTGTGGGACGACAAAGCGCTGGCCTACGACATGTATGAAAACGACCGTCTTTTCGCACGGGTCTATTTCGATCTCGAAGCCCGCAAACACAAACGCGGCGGTGCCTGGATGCACAATTTTGAAAGCCATTGCGAAGACCCTCAGGGCAATACCCGCCTCTCCAGCGCTTTCGTCGTCTGCAACTTTCCCCCCTCGTCCGAAACTTCCCCTTCCCTGCTGCGGCACGACGACGTGGTTACCCTCTTTCATGAAATGGGGCATACTCTCCACCACCTCCTCAGCCGCGTTCGCGAACGCGGGGTGAGCGGGGTAAGCGGCGTCGAATGGGATGCCGTCGAATTTCCTTCGCAGTTTCTCGAAAATTTCGCCTACGAACCCAAAGTCCTCAGACTATTCGCCCGCCACCACGAAAGCGGGGCCGTTCTAAGCGATGAAATGATCGCCAAGCTGATCCGCGCCAAGAACTTCCAAAGCGCGCTCTTCATGCTCCGCCAGCTCGAATTCGCCCTTTTTGATTTCGAGCTCCACTCACGCCTCTACCAAGGAGAAGAGATCCAAAACCTCCTCGACCGGGTCCGCGCAAAGACGTCCCTGATCGCTCCCCCCTCTTACAACAAGTTCCAGAACGGCTTTTCGCACATTTTCAGCGGCGGCTACAGCGCGGGATATTACAGTTACAAATGGGCCGAAGTGCTCAGCGCCGACGCCTATTACGCCATCGTGGACGAAGGGGTTTTCGGGTCTGAACTCGCCCGGCGTTACAAAGAGGTGGTACTTGCCAAGGGAGGAAGCCGGAGCATGCAGGAGCTCTTTGTCGAAATGATGGGGCGCGAGTGTGAGACGAAACATCTGCTGCGGCTCAGCGGGATCGAATGA